One window of the Periophthalmus magnuspinnatus isolate fPerMag1 chromosome 17, fPerMag1.2.pri, whole genome shotgun sequence genome contains the following:
- the LOC117385647 gene encoding leptin receptor gene-related protein produces MAGIKALVGLSFSGAIGLTFLLLGCGLEQYGVYWPLFVLIFYVLSPIPTFIARRVSDDDSSSNACRELAYFITTGIVVSAFGLPIILARTSTIQWGACGLVMTGNAVIFLTILGFFIVFGGGDDFSWEQW; encoded by the exons ATGGCTGGTATAAAAG CACTTGTTGGATTGTCCTTCAGTGGTGCTATAGGATTGACATTTCTTCTGTTGGGATGTGGACTGGAGCAATACGG GGTGTACTGGCCTCTTTTTGTTCTGATTTTCTATGTCCTGAGCCCCATCCCGACCTTCATCGCAAGACGTGTCAGTGATGATGACTCCTCTAGTAATGCCTGCAGAGAGCTGGCTTATTTCATAACCACTGGCATTGTTGTATCAGCTTTTGGGCTTCCTATTATACTTGCCCGCACCAGCACT ATTCAATGGGGTGCTTGCGGACTGGTGATGACTGGAAACGCCGTAATTTTCCTCACCATTCTTGGATTTTTCATTGTGTTTGGAGGTGGCGATGATTTTAGCTGGGAGCAGTGGTAG